The Heliorestis convoluta genome includes the window GTAATGGCAAAACCAACGCTATTGTGTAATTGCATGCCTACTTTGAAGGTTCCGCAATTGTTCCCTAGAGCTTTGACGATGGTCAGCGCTTCTTCGCGGCTATCTACGTCAAGAGCGACGATAAGTCTATCTTTTGCGAGTAGCACAATTGTTGTCCTCCTTGGTTACGTTGCCTCTTTGTTCTATTCTAACCAATATTCTTTCGCTTTGGGTACTTTATTTTCCTTTTTTCCAAGATGGTTATTTAGTTATATTGGGTGATAGTTCCGGTAGAAAAAAATAAAGCCTGGCGGTTCATGCTTGTGCATGATCGCAGGCCATGGTTTCTTCGAGGGTTAGATTTACTTGAGGACTTTAGGGGCTTTTTCAAGCCTAGGGATTTCACAAAGGGAAGGGGCTTGGTTTTTTAGCGGGGAAAAGTGCGGACGCCGTTAAAGGGGTATTCATAGGCAATTTCTTCATCAAAAGTAATGTAGTCCACATTAAGCATGAGAAGCAGATAGCGTTTGCCTGTTTTGGGGTCACTGATAATGATATGGTCTCGGCCCGCCGCTTCAATGCAGCCGCGGAAGATTTTGGCGTTCCAGCGCATGTTGTTTTCATAGGTGGCATAAATGGTGGCAAGCTTGCCTCGGTTGAGGCGCAAAATGTTTTCAATGTATGATTCTTCGATCGGAAGCGTTCCTGGTGCACCGGGGACAGCGGGTATGCCTGGTGGTGTCGCTATCGGTAGCTCTGGTGTTCCTGGAATGATAGCACCACTCGGTGGTGTTAGGGGGCGGGGATAGAATCGCCAGCCACCTGCCGGTCTTCTCC containing:
- the gerQ gene encoding spore coat protein GerQ, whose amino-acid sequence is MSQDIFDEEVKSAGCDSRCDYRDPCKPRKPEVRPTPPACEPDPCRDISPIPPARDPYCSDPCHDPIYDPYRRPHHDPNYMNPDNNWNNNDWDNNWDNMDDVAPVPPGWRRPAGGWRFYPRPLTPPSGAIIPGTPELPIATPPGIPAVPGAPGTLPIEESYIENILRLNRGKLATIYATYENNMRWNAKIFRGCIEAAGRDHIIISDPKTGKRYLLLMLNVDYITFDEEIAYEYPFNGVRTFPR